From a region of the Synechococcus sp. PCC 7502 genome:
- a CDS encoding response regulator transcription factor, translating to MISDRLKILQILLVEDDELFRLGLQVRLQQEVGIEITDEAEDGETALDLAKQQAFDLVLLDIGLPGLGGIETCRQFQQQHPKLPILVLTSHTERSLIAQLVEVGARGYCVKGIATEKLILAIRSVAAGASWWDATATLEIQSILQSTWQSDQLVQKTNQNEAIALTLPLTQREQEILALMVTGKTNAEIAEILFIAHGTVRVHVHGILHKLGVHDRKQAISIAIRQKLVSPIA from the coding sequence GTGATTAGCGATCGCCTGAAAATTCTCCAAATTTTGTTGGTTGAGGATGATGAACTATTTCGTCTGGGGTTGCAGGTACGTTTACAACAGGAAGTAGGTATAGAAATTACAGACGAGGCTGAGGATGGAGAAACAGCCCTTGATTTGGCAAAACAGCAAGCTTTTGATTTGGTTTTACTAGATATAGGTTTACCGGGGCTAGGCGGAATCGAAACCTGTCGTCAGTTTCAGCAGCAGCATCCTAAATTACCGATTTTAGTATTAACTTCCCACACAGAGCGATCGCTAATTGCCCAATTGGTAGAAGTGGGAGCTAGAGGATATTGTGTTAAGGGGATTGCCACAGAAAAATTAATCTTAGCAATTCGGTCTGTGGCTGCTGGAGCCTCTTGGTGGGATGCTACCGCTACTTTAGAAATTCAATCAATCTTGCAATCTACTTGGCAATCAGATCAACTAGTGCAAAAAACGAATCAAAATGAAGCGATCGCTCTTACACTCCCTCTTACCCAAAGGGAACAAGAGATTTTGGCTTTAATGGTGACGGGTAAAACTAATGCAGAAATTGCCGAAATCCTATTTATTGCCCATGGAACAGTAAGAGTACATGTGCATGGTATTTTGCATAAATTGGGAGTTCATGATCGCAAGCAGGCGATTTCCATTGCTATTCGGCAAAAACTGGTTAGTCCAATAGCCTAA